The DNA sequence AGCGCCCGATTGATTGAGCGAAAATCCATGATATTTCTCTGGCTCACCAAAGTAATACAGCATCAGATCGAGCTGATGCGGGGCCAAATCATGGAAATAGCCACCTCCGGATTGCTCGGGGTTAACCCGCCAGTTGTCTTTGGTTTTGCTAACTAGTTCCGGTTTACGGCTTTGCCACATTCTGATTTGCACGGTACGGATGTCGCCAACCTTTTGGGTATCAATCAATTCTTTAACAGCTAAAAACATGGGCACTGCCCGACGGTAATGAGCAACTGTGAGTTTGGTATTACTCTGTTTTACAGCCTCGGCCATAGCTCGGGCCTCGGCAGCATTACGGGTAACCGGTTTTTCGACATAAACGTTCAATCCTTTTTTTAAAGCGCTCAGTGCATATTCCAGGTGCGAGGATGGGGGAGTGGCTATGTAGATGGCATTAACACCAGCCTTGTCCATTAGCTTTTCGGCGTCGCTGTACCATTGATTAACATGGTGACGCTGCGCGTAGTCGGCGGCTTTGGCAGCGTCGCGCCGCATCACGGCTAACAGATCGCTATCGGCTACTTTTTTAAATGCTGGTCCACTTTTTAATTCGGTTACATCGCCGCAACCAATAATGCCCCAATTGATATTGCTCATATAAATAAGTGTTTAAAAACATTGTCATGCTGAGCGTAGCGAAGCATCTATTCTCCGGTAAATAGGGTCACGAATAGATCCTTCACTACGTTCAGGATGACAATTATATATAAATGGTCGTTCCGGCGAAACTCCGGGGTTTAGGAGGCTAATATTTTTTCTATCTGCGTTAATTCATCAGCAGAGAATACGATATTGTCCAGCGCCCTTAACGAGTCGGCCAGTTGTTCGGCACGGCTTGCACCGATCAGTACCGAGGTTACGCGATTATCTTTCAGCAGCCATGCTAATGCCATTTGTGCCAATGTCTGGTCGCGTTTCAGGGCCAGGTCATTCAGTTGTTTTATCTGGGCTATCCGTTCAGGTGTTACCTGGTCCTTTTGCAGGAAGCCGGTTGATTTGGCTGCCCTTGAATCTTCGGGAATGCCATGCAGGTATTTATTGGTCAGTAATCCCTGTGCCAATGGCGAAAATGGGATACAACCTACACCCTCGTTACCCAGCACATCCAGTAAGCCTTCTTCAGGATCACGTACAAACATGGAGTATTTAGGCTGATGGATGAGGCATGGCGTACCCAGATCTTTCAATATCGTGATAGCTTTGGCAGCTTCCGCAGCAGGATAGTTGGAAATACCAGCGTATAAAGCTTTACCCTGACGAACAATCAGATCAAGTGCAGACATGGTTTCTTCCAGCGGGGTTTCCGGATCTGGGCGGTGATGATAAAATATATCAACATACTCTAAACCCATGCGTTTCAGGCTTTGATCTAAGCTGGCTACCAGGTATTTTTTGGAACCCCAGTCGCCATAAGGGCCATCCCACATGGTATAACCGGCTTTGCTGGAGATGATCATTTCATCGCGGTAGCCGCGGAAATCCTCCTTCAAAATACGACCAAAATTCTCTTCGGCAGAGCCCGGCGGCGGCCCATAATTATTGGCCAGATCAAAATGGGTAATGCCGCTATCGAAAGCCAGGTGTAAAATTTTGCGGTAGGTTTCGGTTACATCCACATGTCCGAAATTGTGCCACAAACCCAGCGAAATAGCCGGAAGTTTGATACCGCTATGGCCGCAGCGGCGG is a window from the Mucilaginibacter inviolabilis genome containing:
- a CDS encoding Gfo/Idh/MocA family protein, encoding MSNINWGIIGCGDVTELKSGPAFKKVADSDLLAVMRRDAAKAADYAQRHHVNQWYSDAEKLMDKAGVNAIYIATPPSSHLEYALSALKKGLNVYVEKPVTRNAAEARAMAEAVKQSNTKLTVAHYRRAVPMFLAVKELIDTQKVGDIRTVQIRMWQSRKPELVSKTKDNWRVNPEQSGGGYFHDLAPHQLDLMLYYFGEPEKYHGFSLNQSGATPADDHVCGQILFKNKVVVNGSWCFNVAENLTTDTCEIIGTKGKITFPFFGNYISWKTDTEDETITFTHPQHIQQPMIEKIVAYFKNEGSNPCSIEEAIVLMDVMDAFTGRSAF
- the mgrA gene encoding L-glyceraldehyde 3-phosphate reductase, whose amino-acid sequence is MTYLPSADRYKKMQYRRCGHSGIKLPAISLGLWHNFGHVDVTETYRKILHLAFDSGITHFDLANNYGPPPGSAEENFGRILKEDFRGYRDEMIISSKAGYTMWDGPYGDWGSKKYLVASLDQSLKRMGLEYVDIFYHHRPDPETPLEETMSALDLIVRQGKALYAGISNYPAAEAAKAITILKDLGTPCLIHQPKYSMFVRDPEEGLLDVLGNEGVGCIPFSPLAQGLLTNKYLHGIPEDSRAAKSTGFLQKDQVTPERIAQIKQLNDLALKRDQTLAQMALAWLLKDNRVTSVLIGASRAEQLADSLRALDNIVFSADELTQIEKILAS